The Pseudomonas sp. FP198 genomic interval ACTGGGAAAAGCAGATTCCCGTGTTGTCGCGCCACTACCGCCTGATCGTGATGGATGTGCGCGGCCACGGCCGCTCCGACAAGCCGCGCGAGCGCTACAGCATCGCCGGCTTCAGCGCCGATCTGGATGCCCTGATCGAGCACCTCGATCTCGGCCCGGTGCACCTGGTGGGCTGGTCCATGGGCGGCATGATCTGTTTCCAGCTGGCCGTGGACGAACCCGCACGGGTCAGAAGCCTGTGCATTGTCAACAGCGCCCCTGAAGTCAAAGTCCGTACGCCCGACGATTGCTGGCAATGGTTCAAGCGCTGGAGCCTGATGCGCCTGCTGAGCCTGGAAACCATCGGCAAGGCCCTCGGCGAGAAGTTGTTCCCCAAGCCCGAACAAACCGAACTGCGCCTGGAAATGGCCCGGCGTTGGGCAGAAAACGACAAACGCGCCTATCTCGCCAGTTTCGACGCCATTGTCGGCTGGGGCGTGCAGGAACGCCTGGCGCAAGTTGCCTGTCCAACCCTCGTCATTTGCGCCGACCACGACTACACCCCGGTGGCGCTGAAAGAAGCCTATGTAAAACTGTTGCCTGACGCACGACTGGCAGTCATCGCCGATTCACGGCACGCTACGCCCCTGGATCAACCCGAACGCTTCAACCAGACCCTGCTCGAATTCTTGACCGCAACCGATTCCACTACCCAGGATCACTGAACCCATGCTGAAAAAAATCGCCCTCGCCGCCGGCTCCGTACTGTTTGCCGCCAACCTGATGGCCGCCACGCCGGCCAAGGCGCCACACGTCCTGCTGGACACCACCAACGGCCAGATCGAAATCGAACTGGACCCGGTCAAGGCGCCCATCAGTACCAAGAACTTCCTTGAGTACGTCGACAGCGGCTTTTACAACAACACGATTTTCCATCGCGTGATCCCGGGTTTCATGGCCCAGGGCGGCGGTTTTACCCAGCAGATGCAGCAGAAAGACACCAAGGCACCGATCAAGAACGAAGCCAGCAATGGGCTGCATAACGTTCGCGGCACCTTGTCGATGGCCCGCACATCCAACCCGGATTCGGCCACCAGCCAGTTCTTCATCAACGTGGCCGACAATGCCTTCCTCGACCCGGGCCGCGACGCCGGCTACGCGGTATTCGCCAAGGTGGTCAAGGGCATGGACGTGGTGGACATCATCGTCAACTCCCAGACCACCACCAAATCAGGCATGCAAAACGTGCCGATCGATCCTGTGATCATCAAGTCGGCCAAGCGCATCGACTGAACCCACAGGGCAAGCCTGAGCGGCGCCGGCAACCCCGCGCCGCCCACCGCAAAAAAGGAGAGCCCCCGCCCGGGCTATGTACCCCATGGTTTACCGCCGTTTTGAAAAACTGATCGACATCTTCCGCGACGCCCCGACCTCGGCCCCGCCGAACCGCGTCCTGCCCTTCTACACGTATTACCTGAAACAGGTCTGGCCCAGCTTCGCCGCCCTGCTGGTGGTCGGCCTGATCGGCGCGCTGATCGAAGTGGCGCTGTTCAGCTACCTGAGCCGCATCATCGACCTGACCCAGGCCACGCCCAACACCGACTTCTTCAAGCTGCACGGCCTCGAACTGGCCTGGATGGCGGTGGTCGCGCTGGTGTTCCGGCCGATCTTCGTGGCCCTGCATGACCTGCTGGTGCACCAGACCCTGAGCCCGAGCATGACCAGCCTGATCCGCTGGCAAAATCACAGCTACGTGCTCAAGCAAAGCCTGAATTTCTTCCAGAACGACTTCGCCGGGCGCATCGCCCAGCGCATCATGCAGACCGGCAATTCCCTGCGCGACTCGGCGGTGCAGGCCGTGGATGCGCTGTGGCACGTGCTGATCTATGCCATCAGCTCACTGGTGCTGTTTGCCGAAGCCGATTGGCGCCTGATGATCCCGCTGCTGGCCTGGATCGCCGCCTACATCGGCGCGCTCTGCTACTTCGTGCCACGGGTCAAGGAACGCTCCGTGGTGTCCTCCGATGCGCGCTCCAAGCTCATGGGACGGATCGTCGACGGCTACACCAACATCACCACGCTGAAGCTGTTCGCCCACACCAACTTCGAACAGCAATACGCTCGCGAAGCCATCGAGGAACAGACCGAGAAAGCCCAACTGGCCGGCCGCGTGGTGACGAGCATGGACGTGGTCATCACCAGCATGAACGGGCTGCTGATCGTCGGCACCACGGCCCTGGCGCTGTGGTTGTGGACCCAGTCGCTCATCAGCGTTGGCGCCATTGCCCTGGCCACCGGCCTGGTGATCCGCATCGTCAACATGTCCGGCTGGATCATGTGGGTAGTCACCGGCATTTTCGAAAACATCGGCATGGTCCAGGACGGCTTGCAGTCCATCTCCCAGCCGGTCAGTGTCACCGACCGCGAGCAGGCCAAGCCGCTCGCGGTGGCCCGTGGCGAGGTGCGTTTCGAGCATGTGGATTTTCATTACGGCAAAAAAAGCGGCGTGATCAGCGACCTGAACCTGACCATCAGGCCCGGCGAGAAAATCGGCCTGATCGGGCCGTCCGGCGCGGGTAAATCCACGCTGGTAAACCTGCTGCTGCGCCTCTATGACGTGCAAGGCGGACGCATCCTCATCGACGGCCAGGACATTGCCCATGTCGGGCAGGAAAGCCTGCGCGAACGCATCGGCATGATCACCCAGGACACCTCGCTGCTACACCGCTCGATCCGCGACAACCTGCTTTATGGCAAGCCCGACGCCACCGACGCGCAACTCTGGGAAGCGGTGCACAAGGCCCGCGCCGATGAGTTCATCCCGTTGCTGTCGGACGCCGAAGGCCGCACCGGTTTCGATGCGCACGTCGGTGAGCGCGGCGTGAAGCTTTCCGGTGGCCAGCGCCAACGCATCGCCATCGCCCGGGTATTGCTCAAGGATGCGCCGATCCTGATCATGGACGAAGCGACCTCCGCGCTGGACTCGGAAGTCGAAGCGGCGATCCAGGAAAGCCTCGAGACGCTGATGCAAGGCAAGACCGTGATCGCCATCGCCCACCGCCTCTCGACCATCGCCCGGATGGACCGGCTGGTGGTGCTGGAAAACGGCCACATCGCCGAGACCGGCAGTCATGCCGAGCTGTTGGCCCATGGCGGGCTGTACGCGCGGCTCTGGCAGCATCAGACGGGTGGGTTTGTCGGGATTGATTGAGACCGGAGTCCACACAAAACCCGTGGCGAGGGAGCTTGCTCCCGCTAGGGTGCGCAGCGCCCCCCTTTGAAGCCCGGATCCAGCTTCATGGTTGGATTCAGCTTTTTTGGGGCCGCTGCGCAGCCCAGCGGGAGCAAGCTCCCTCGCCACGGGATTTCATAACATCCTCAGCACTGCCGATACGGCAGTGCTGTCCTGGCCTCTTCGGCATACGCCAGCACGCCCTCATGCTCGCGGACTAGAAAATCCGCCACCGCCGCTTTCAAACCGGGATGGCGCAAGTAATGCCACGACCGGGTAATCACCGGCTCGAACCCGCGAATCAATTTGTGCTCGCCCTGGGCTCCGGCGTCAAAACGCTGCAGACCGTTGGCGATCGCATAGTCCATGCCCTGGTAGAAACACGTCTCGAAATGCAGCCGATCGAACTCCGCCAGGCAGCCCCAGTAGCGGCCGTAAAAACTGTCGCCGCCCACCAGGCTGAATGCCATCGCCACCGGCCGCGAACCTTGTTTGGCCAGCACCACGCGAATGGCCTCGGGCATGCGCTCGGCCAGCAGGCTGAAGAATGCCCGGGTCAGATAAGGCGCTTGCCGACGTACCGCATAGGTATTGGCGTAACAGGCGTAGACAAAATCCCATTGCGCCTCGTCAAGCTGATGGCCTTCGAGCCACTCGAACTCGATGCCCTGCCCAGCCACTTGCTCGCGCTCCTTGCGCATCTGCTTGCGCTTGCGGGAACTAAGCGCATCAAGAAAATCCTGGAAGTCCCGATAGCCGCGATTCTGCCAGTGGTACTGGCAACCGATCCGCTGCAGCCAACCCTCCTGCCCGGCCAACGCCGCATCGGTAAAGGCATCGGTGAAGTTGATGTGGGCGCTGGAAAGCCCTTCGATTTCCAGATAACCCGGCAGGCTGCCGAGCAATTCCAGACCGTCCTCCACTGACGCCGCCAGCAGCCGCGGCCCGCTGACCGGACTGAACGGCACGGCCGTCAACAGCTTGGGGTAATAGTCGATGCCCGCCCGGGCACAGGCATCGGCCCAGCCATGATCGAACACGTACTCGCCGTAGGAATGCCACTTGCGGTAACTGGGCAGGGCCGCCAGCAGCCGTCCGTCTTCTATGTGCAGCAGGTGCTCGGGCTGCCAGCCGGAATGCTCGCCCAGGCTGGCGCTGTCTTCCAGGGCGGTGAGAAAAGCGTGGCGCAGGAACGGTTGATTGGCAGGCACCAGCGCGTCCCACTCGGGTGAGGCGATGGCGGACAGACTGTCCAGGACGTGAAGCGGCATGCGGTTCCTCGATATCCAGGCGGCGGATAGGGGGAGTA includes:
- a CDS encoding ABC transporter ATP-binding protein, producing the protein MVYRRFEKLIDIFRDAPTSAPPNRVLPFYTYYLKQVWPSFAALLVVGLIGALIEVALFSYLSRIIDLTQATPNTDFFKLHGLELAWMAVVALVFRPIFVALHDLLVHQTLSPSMTSLIRWQNHSYVLKQSLNFFQNDFAGRIAQRIMQTGNSLRDSAVQAVDALWHVLIYAISSLVLFAEADWRLMIPLLAWIAAYIGALCYFVPRVKERSVVSSDARSKLMGRIVDGYTNITTLKLFAHTNFEQQYAREAIEEQTEKAQLAGRVVTSMDVVITSMNGLLIVGTTALALWLWTQSLISVGAIALATGLVIRIVNMSGWIMWVVTGIFENIGMVQDGLQSISQPVSVTDREQAKPLAVARGEVRFEHVDFHYGKKSGVISDLNLTIRPGEKIGLIGPSGAGKSTLVNLLLRLYDVQGGRILIDGQDIAHVGQESLRERIGMITQDTSLLHRSIRDNLLYGKPDATDAQLWEAVHKARADEFIPLLSDAEGRTGFDAHVGERGVKLSGGQRQRIAIARVLLKDAPILIMDEATSALDSEVEAAIQESLETLMQGKTVIAIAHRLSTIARMDRLVVLENGHIAETGSHAELLAHGGLYARLWQHQTGGFVGID
- a CDS encoding peptidylprolyl isomerase → MLKKIALAAGSVLFAANLMAATPAKAPHVLLDTTNGQIEIELDPVKAPISTKNFLEYVDSGFYNNTIFHRVIPGFMAQGGGFTQQMQQKDTKAPIKNEASNGLHNVRGTLSMARTSNPDSATSQFFINVADNAFLDPGRDAGYAVFAKVVKGMDVVDIIVNSQTTTKSGMQNVPIDPVIIKSAKRID
- a CDS encoding GNAT family N-acetyltransferase; its protein translation is MPLHVLDSLSAIASPEWDALVPANQPFLRHAFLTALEDSASLGEHSGWQPEHLLHIEDGRLLAALPSYRKWHSYGEYVFDHGWADACARAGIDYYPKLLTAVPFSPVSGPRLLAASVEDGLELLGSLPGYLEIEGLSSAHINFTDAFTDAALAGQEGWLQRIGCQYHWQNRGYRDFQDFLDALSSRKRKQMRKEREQVAGQGIEFEWLEGHQLDEAQWDFVYACYANTYAVRRQAPYLTRAFFSLLAERMPEAIRVVLAKQGSRPVAMAFSLVGGDSFYGRYWGCLAEFDRLHFETCFYQGMDYAIANGLQRFDAGAQGEHKLIRGFEPVITRSWHYLRHPGLKAAVADFLVREHEGVLAYAEEARTALPYRQC
- a CDS encoding alpha/beta fold hydrolase, yielding MAFFEHEGCNLHYEEYGHGTPLVLVHGLGSSTRDWEKQIPVLSRHYRLIVMDVRGHGRSDKPRERYSIAGFSADLDALIEHLDLGPVHLVGWSMGGMICFQLAVDEPARVRSLCIVNSAPEVKVRTPDDCWQWFKRWSLMRLLSLETIGKALGEKLFPKPEQTELRLEMARRWAENDKRAYLASFDAIVGWGVQERLAQVACPTLVICADHDYTPVALKEAYVKLLPDARLAVIADSRHATPLDQPERFNQTLLEFLTATDSTTQDH